A genomic window from Macaca thibetana thibetana isolate TM-01 chromosome 16, ASM2454274v1, whole genome shotgun sequence includes:
- the C16H17orf97 gene encoding protein LIAT1 isoform X2, with product METRGPGLAVPGKSRPLVGSGSRAPPGRVGLQPSGRMDRRGGAGASGYEDNDGEEEEREGGAAGPQGSRLPPIPGGASELAKRKVKKKKKRKKKTKGSGKGDDKHQSQSVKSQLLSSSSHDILSPGKDRGPKPEHRQNKVENKHLPSDSSTVSLPDFAEIAEKLANQINESLRWDGILADPEAEKERIRIYKLNRRKRYRCLALKGFHTDPDVLKGFQSNTDALKSFHTDPDVLKGFQSNPDALKSFHTDPDALKGFQSNPNALKSFHTDPDVLKGFQSNPNALKSFHTDPDALKGFHTNPDVLKGFQSNPDALKSFHTDPDALKGFQSNPDALKYFHTDPDVLKGFQSIPDVLKGFNTDPDALKSFQSNPDALKSFQSNPDTLKGFHTDPDALKGFHTDPDALKGFHTDPDAFKGFHTDPDALKGFHTDPDVLKGFHTDPDTFKGFHTDPDALKGFHTDPDALKGFHTDPDALKSFQSDPDALKGFQSDPDAEETPENLLYLSDKDGSSSCRQPTLKAEHPNLYFEGNLTPKLLRSDLAPTLLE from the exons ATGGAGACGCGTGGCCCTGGCCTGGCGGTCCCCGGGAAGAGCCGCCCACTAGTCGGCAGCGGGTCTCGGGCGCCCCCGGGGCGGGTTGGGTTGCAGCCCAGCGGGCGGATGGACCGCCGCGGTGGGGCAGGGGCATCGGGGTACGAGGACAACGACGGCGAGGAGGAGGAGCGGGAGGGCGGCGCCGCGGGCCCGCAGGGGTCTAGACTGCCCCCCATCCCAGGCGGCGCCTCCGAGCTGGCCAAACGGaaggtgaagaagaagaaaaaaaggaagaagaagaccAAGGGATCTGGCAAGGGGGACG ACAAACATCAGAGCCAGAGCGTGAAGAGCCAGctgctttcttcctcctctcatgACATCTTAAGTCCTGGCAAAGACCGTGGCCCGAAACCGGAGCACAGACAGAACAAAGTGGAGAACAAGCACCTCCCTTCGGACTCCTCCACCGTCAGCCTCCCCGACTTTGCCGAAATAGCCGAGAAACTTGCGAACCAGATCAACGAAAGTCTGCGTTGGGATGGAATTCTTGCTGAcccagaggcagagaaggaaaggatTCGCATCTATAAACTGAACCGGAGAAAGCGGTACCGGTGCTTGGCCCTCAAGGGCTTCCACACCGACCCCGATGTCCTCAAGGGCTTCCAGTCCAACACCGATGCCCTCAAGAGCTTCCACACCGACCCCGATGTCCTCAAGGGCTTCCAGTCCAACCCCGATGCCCTCAAGAGCTTCCACACCGACCCCGATGCCCTCAAGGGCTTCCAGTCCAACCCCAATGCCCTCAAGA GCTTCCACACCGACCCCGATGTCCTCAAGGGCTTCCAGTCCAACCCCAATGCCCTCAAGAGCTTCCACACTGACCCCGATGCCCTCAAGGGCTTCCACACCAACCCCGATGTCCTCAAGGGCTTCCAGTCCAACCCCGATGCCCTCAAGAGCTTCCACACCGACCCCGATGCCCTCAAGGGCTTCCAGTCCAACCCCGATGCCCTCAAGTACTTCCACACTGACCCCGATGTCCTCAAGGGCTTCCAGTCCATCCCTGATGTCCTCAAGGGCTTCAACACTGACCCCGATGCCCTCAAGAGCTTCCAGTCCAACCCCGATGCCCTCAAGAGCTTCCAGTCCAACCCGGACACCCTCAAGGGCTTCCACACTGACCCCGATGCCCTCAAGGGCTTCCACACTGACCCCGATGCCCTCAAGGGCTTCCACACTGACCCCGACGCCTTCAAGGGCTTCCACACTGACCCCGACGCCCTCAAGGGCTTCCACACTGACCCCGATGTCCTCAAGGGCTTCCACACTGACCCCGACACCTTCAAGGGCTTCCACACTGACCCTGACGCCCTCAAGGGCTTCCACACTGACCCCGACGCCCTCAAGGGCTTCCACACTGACCCCGATGCCCTCAAGAGCTTCCAGTCCGACCCCGATGCCCTCAAGGGCTTCCAGTCTGACCCCGATGCCGAGGAGACCCCTGAGAACTTACTGTACCTCTCAGACAAAGACGGCAGCTCCAGCTGCAGGCAGCCCACACTGAAAGCCGAGCACCCCAATCTCTACTTTGAAGGAAACCTTACCCCAAAGCTTCTACGCTCTGATTTAGCGCCTACTCTGCTGGAGTAA
- the C16H17orf97 gene encoding protein LIAT1 isoform X1: protein METRGPGLAVPGKSRPLVGSGSRAPPGRVGLQPSGRMDRRGGAGASGYEDNDGEEEEREGGAAGPQGSRLPPIPGGASELAKRKVKKKKKRKKKTKGSGKGDDKHQSQSVKSQLLSSSSHDILSPGKDRGPKPEHRQNKVENKHLPSDSSTVSLPDFAEIAEKLANQINESLRWDGILADPEAEKERIRIYKLNRRKRYRCLALKGFHTDPDVLKGFQSNTDALKSFHTDPDVLKGFQSNPDALKSFHTDPDALKGFQSNPNALKSFHTDPDALKGFHTDPDVLKGFQSNPNALKSFHTDPDALKGFHTNPDVLKGFQSNPDALKSFHTDPDALKGFQSNPDALKYFHTDPDVLKGFQSIPDVLKGFNTDPDALKSFQSNPDALKSFQSNPDTLKGFHTDPDALKGFHTDPDALKGFHTDPDAFKGFHTDPDALKGFHTDPDVLKGFHTDPDTFKGFHTDPDALKGFHTDPDALKGFHTDPDALKSFQSDPDALKGFQSDPDAEETPENLLYLSDKDGSSSCRQPTLKAEHPNLYFEGNLTPKLLRSDLAPTLLE, encoded by the exons ATGGAGACGCGTGGCCCTGGCCTGGCGGTCCCCGGGAAGAGCCGCCCACTAGTCGGCAGCGGGTCTCGGGCGCCCCCGGGGCGGGTTGGGTTGCAGCCCAGCGGGCGGATGGACCGCCGCGGTGGGGCAGGGGCATCGGGGTACGAGGACAACGACGGCGAGGAGGAGGAGCGGGAGGGCGGCGCCGCGGGCCCGCAGGGGTCTAGACTGCCCCCCATCCCAGGCGGCGCCTCCGAGCTGGCCAAACGGaaggtgaagaagaagaaaaaaaggaagaagaagaccAAGGGATCTGGCAAGGGGGACG ACAAACATCAGAGCCAGAGCGTGAAGAGCCAGctgctttcttcctcctctcatgACATCTTAAGTCCTGGCAAAGACCGTGGCCCGAAACCGGAGCACAGACAGAACAAAGTGGAGAACAAGCACCTCCCTTCGGACTCCTCCACCGTCAGCCTCCCCGACTTTGCCGAAATAGCCGAGAAACTTGCGAACCAGATCAACGAAAGTCTGCGTTGGGATGGAATTCTTGCTGAcccagaggcagagaaggaaaggatTCGCATCTATAAACTGAACCGGAGAAAGCGGTACCGGTGCTTGGCCCTCAAGGGCTTCCACACCGACCCCGATGTCCTCAAGGGCTTCCAGTCCAACACCGATGCCCTCAAGAGCTTCCACACCGACCCCGATGTCCTCAAGGGCTTCCAGTCCAACCCCGATGCCCTCAAGAGCTTCCACACCGACCCCGATGCCCTCAAGGGCTTCCAGTCCAACCCCAATGCCCTCAAGAGCTTCCACACTGACCCTGATGCTCTCAAAGGCTTCCACACCGACCCCGATGTCCTCAAGGGCTTCCAGTCCAACCCCAATGCCCTCAAGAGCTTCCACACTGACCCCGATGCCCTCAAGGGCTTCCACACCAACCCCGATGTCCTCAAGGGCTTCCAGTCCAACCCCGATGCCCTCAAGAGCTTCCACACCGACCCCGATGCCCTCAAGGGCTTCCAGTCCAACCCCGATGCCCTCAAGTACTTCCACACTGACCCCGATGTCCTCAAGGGCTTCCAGTCCATCCCTGATGTCCTCAAGGGCTTCAACACTGACCCCGATGCCCTCAAGAGCTTCCAGTCCAACCCCGATGCCCTCAAGAGCTTCCAGTCCAACCCGGACACCCTCAAGGGCTTCCACACTGACCCCGATGCCCTCAAGGGCTTCCACACTGACCCCGATGCCCTCAAGGGCTTCCACACTGACCCCGACGCCTTCAAGGGCTTCCACACTGACCCCGACGCCCTCAAGGGCTTCCACACTGACCCCGATGTCCTCAAGGGCTTCCACACTGACCCCGACACCTTCAAGGGCTTCCACACTGACCCTGACGCCCTCAAGGGCTTCCACACTGACCCCGACGCCCTCAAGGGCTTCCACACTGACCCCGATGCCCTCAAGAGCTTCCAGTCCGACCCCGATGCCCTCAAGGGCTTCCAGTCTGACCCCGATGCCGAGGAGACCCCTGAGAACTTACTGTACCTCTCAGACAAAGACGGCAGCTCCAGCTGCAGGCAGCCCACACTGAAAGCCGAGCACCCCAATCTCTACTTTGAAGGAAACCTTACCCCAAAGCTTCTACGCTCTGATTTAGCGCCTACTCTGCTGGAGTAA
- the C16H17orf97 gene encoding protein LIAT1 isoform X4 — protein METRGPGLAVPGKSRPLVGSGSRAPPGRVGLQPSGRMDRRGGAGASGYEDNDGEEEEREGGAAGPQGSRLPPIPGGASELAKRKVKKKKKRKKKTKGSGKGDDKHQSQSVKSQLLSSSSHDILSPGKDRGPKPEHRQNKVENKHLPSDSSTVSLPDFAEIAEKLANQINESLRWDGILADPEAEKERIRIYKLNRRKRYRCLALKGFHTDPDVLKGFQSNTDALKSFHTDPDVLKGFHTDPDVLKGFQSNPNALKSFHTDPDALKGFHTNPDVLKGFQSNPDALKSFHTDPDALKGFQSNPDALKYFHTDPDVLKGFQSIPDVLKGFNTDPDALKSFQSNPDALKSFQSNPDTLKGFHTDPDALKGFHTDPDALKGFHTDPDAFKGFHTDPDALKGFHTDPDVLKGFHTDPDTFKGFHTDPDALKGFHTDPDALKGFHTDPDALKSFQSDPDALKGFQSDPDAEETPENLLYLSDKDGSSSCRQPTLKAEHPNLYFEGNLTPKLLRSDLAPTLLE, from the exons ATGGAGACGCGTGGCCCTGGCCTGGCGGTCCCCGGGAAGAGCCGCCCACTAGTCGGCAGCGGGTCTCGGGCGCCCCCGGGGCGGGTTGGGTTGCAGCCCAGCGGGCGGATGGACCGCCGCGGTGGGGCAGGGGCATCGGGGTACGAGGACAACGACGGCGAGGAGGAGGAGCGGGAGGGCGGCGCCGCGGGCCCGCAGGGGTCTAGACTGCCCCCCATCCCAGGCGGCGCCTCCGAGCTGGCCAAACGGaaggtgaagaagaagaaaaaaaggaagaagaagaccAAGGGATCTGGCAAGGGGGACG ACAAACATCAGAGCCAGAGCGTGAAGAGCCAGctgctttcttcctcctctcatgACATCTTAAGTCCTGGCAAAGACCGTGGCCCGAAACCGGAGCACAGACAGAACAAAGTGGAGAACAAGCACCTCCCTTCGGACTCCTCCACCGTCAGCCTCCCCGACTTTGCCGAAATAGCCGAGAAACTTGCGAACCAGATCAACGAAAGTCTGCGTTGGGATGGAATTCTTGCTGAcccagaggcagagaaggaaaggatTCGCATCTATAAACTGAACCGGAGAAAGCGGTACCGGTGCTTGGCCCTCAAGGGCTTCCACACCGACCCCGATGTCCTCAAGGGCTTCCAGTCCAACACCGATGCCCTCAAGAGCTTCCACACCGACCCCGATGTCCTCAAGG GCTTCCACACCGACCCCGATGTCCTCAAGGGCTTCCAGTCCAACCCCAATGCCCTCAAGAGCTTCCACACTGACCCCGATGCCCTCAAGGGCTTCCACACCAACCCCGATGTCCTCAAGGGCTTCCAGTCCAACCCCGATGCCCTCAAGAGCTTCCACACCGACCCCGATGCCCTCAAGGGCTTCCAGTCCAACCCCGATGCCCTCAAGTACTTCCACACTGACCCCGATGTCCTCAAGGGCTTCCAGTCCATCCCTGATGTCCTCAAGGGCTTCAACACTGACCCCGATGCCCTCAAGAGCTTCCAGTCCAACCCCGATGCCCTCAAGAGCTTCCAGTCCAACCCGGACACCCTCAAGGGCTTCCACACTGACCCCGATGCCCTCAAGGGCTTCCACACTGACCCCGATGCCCTCAAGGGCTTCCACACTGACCCCGACGCCTTCAAGGGCTTCCACACTGACCCCGACGCCCTCAAGGGCTTCCACACTGACCCCGATGTCCTCAAGGGCTTCCACACTGACCCCGACACCTTCAAGGGCTTCCACACTGACCCTGACGCCCTCAAGGGCTTCCACACTGACCCCGACGCCCTCAAGGGCTTCCACACTGACCCCGATGCCCTCAAGAGCTTCCAGTCCGACCCCGATGCCCTCAAGGGCTTCCAGTCTGACCCCGATGCCGAGGAGACCCCTGAGAACTTACTGTACCTCTCAGACAAAGACGGCAGCTCCAGCTGCAGGCAGCCCACACTGAAAGCCGAGCACCCCAATCTCTACTTTGAAGGAAACCTTACCCCAAAGCTTCTACGCTCTGATTTAGCGCCTACTCTGCTGGAGTAA
- the C16H17orf97 gene encoding protein LIAT1 isoform X3: protein METRGPGLAVPGKSRPLVGSGSRAPPGRVGLQPSGRMDRRGGAGASGYEDNDGEEEEREGGAAGPQGSRLPPIPGGASELAKRKVKKKKKRKKKTKGSGKGDDKHQSQSVKSQLLSSSSHDILSPGKDRGPKPEHRQNKVENKHLPSDSSTVSLPDFAEIAEKLANQINESLRWDGILADPEAEKERIRIYKLNRRKRYRCLALKGFHTDPDVLKGFQSNTDALKSFHTDPDVLKGFQSNPDALKSFHTDPDALKGFQSNPNALKSFHTDPDALKGFHTDPDVLKGFQSNPNALKSFHTDPDALKGFHTNPDVLKGFQSNPDALKSFHTDPDALKGFQSNPDALKYFHTDPDVLKGFQSIPDVLKGFNTDPDALKSFQSNPDALKSFQSNPDTLKGFHTDPDALKGFHTDPDALKGFHTDPDAFKGFHTDPDALKGFHTDPDALKGFHTDPDALKSFQSDPDALKGFQSDPDAEETPENLLYLSDKDGSSSCRQPTLKAEHPNLYFEGNLTPKLLRSDLAPTLLE, encoded by the exons ATGGAGACGCGTGGCCCTGGCCTGGCGGTCCCCGGGAAGAGCCGCCCACTAGTCGGCAGCGGGTCTCGGGCGCCCCCGGGGCGGGTTGGGTTGCAGCCCAGCGGGCGGATGGACCGCCGCGGTGGGGCAGGGGCATCGGGGTACGAGGACAACGACGGCGAGGAGGAGGAGCGGGAGGGCGGCGCCGCGGGCCCGCAGGGGTCTAGACTGCCCCCCATCCCAGGCGGCGCCTCCGAGCTGGCCAAACGGaaggtgaagaagaagaaaaaaaggaagaagaagaccAAGGGATCTGGCAAGGGGGACG ACAAACATCAGAGCCAGAGCGTGAAGAGCCAGctgctttcttcctcctctcatgACATCTTAAGTCCTGGCAAAGACCGTGGCCCGAAACCGGAGCACAGACAGAACAAAGTGGAGAACAAGCACCTCCCTTCGGACTCCTCCACCGTCAGCCTCCCCGACTTTGCCGAAATAGCCGAGAAACTTGCGAACCAGATCAACGAAAGTCTGCGTTGGGATGGAATTCTTGCTGAcccagaggcagagaaggaaaggatTCGCATCTATAAACTGAACCGGAGAAAGCGGTACCGGTGCTTGGCCCTCAAGGGCTTCCACACCGACCCCGATGTCCTCAAGGGCTTCCAGTCCAACACCGATGCCCTCAAGAGCTTCCACACCGACCCCGATGTCCTCAAGGGCTTCCAGTCCAACCCCGATGCCCTCAAGAGCTTCCACACCGACCCCGATGCCCTCAAGGGCTTCCAGTCCAACCCCAATGCCCTCAAGAGCTTCCACACTGACCCTGATGCTCTCAAAGGCTTCCACACCGACCCCGATGTCCTCAAGGGCTTCCAGTCCAACCCCAATGCCCTCAAGAGCTTCCACACTGACCCCGATGCCCTCAAGGGCTTCCACACCAACCCCGATGTCCTCAAGGGCTTCCAGTCCAACCCCGATGCCCTCAAGAGCTTCCACACCGACCCCGATGCCCTCAAGGGCTTCCAGTCCAACCCCGATGCCCTCAAGTACTTCCACACTGACCCCGATGTCCTCAAGGGCTTCCAGTCCATCCCTGATGTCCTCAAGGGCTTCAACACTGACCCCGATGCCCTCAAGAGCTTCCAGTCCAACCCCGATGCCCTCAAGAGCTTCCAGTCCAACCCGGACACCCTCAAGGGCTTCCACACTGACCCCGATGCCCTCAAGGGCTTCCACACTGACCCCGATGCCCTCAAGGGCTTCCACACTGACCCCGACGC CTTCAAGGGCTTCCACACTGACCCTGACGCCCTCAAGGGCTTCCACACTGACCCCGACGCCCTCAAGGGCTTCCACACTGACCCCGATGCCCTCAAGAGCTTCCAGTCCGACCCCGATGCCCTCAAGGGCTTCCAGTCTGACCCCGATGCCGAGGAGACCCCTGAGAACTTACTGTACCTCTCAGACAAAGACGGCAGCTCCAGCTGCAGGCAGCCCACACTGAAAGCCGAGCACCCCAATCTCTACTTTGAAGGAAACCTTACCCCAAAGCTTCTACGCTCTGATTTAGCGCCTACTCTGCTGGAGTAA